Proteins encoded by one window of bacterium:
- a CDS encoding nucleotidyl transferase AbiEii/AbiGii toxin family protein gives MNILSPLQSSFLEAFFQMTDAYYLTGGTALSAYYLYHRYSEDLDLFTQDDDAFQAADAITSRACRELKIAFTPVRVTSYFKHFRVGTPEDPLTLHFSRDYAASIKPPTRFGNVLVDSIEDITANKICAALGRTEIKDLLDLYFLDLAGCTVPKYFELAQQKDAGLSLEVLAYTLSQFELHEIPAFMLKPVTIEALQSFQKNTITWLIERSAPTL, from the coding sequence ATGAACATTCTGAGCCCACTGCAAAGTAGCTTCCTGGAAGCCTTCTTTCAGATGACTGATGCTTACTATCTGACGGGCGGCACAGCGTTGAGTGCATACTATTTGTATCACCGCTACTCCGAAGATCTTGATCTCTTCACTCAAGACGATGACGCTTTTCAAGCTGCTGATGCCATAACCAGCAGAGCGTGCCGGGAACTCAAGATTGCTTTCACGCCGGTGCGTGTCACATCCTACTTCAAACATTTTCGCGTTGGCACCCCCGAAGACCCGTTGACATTACATTTCTCGCGGGACTATGCCGCATCAATCAAGCCGCCTACTCGATTCGGAAACGTGCTGGTCGATTCCATAGAGGACATCACCGCCAACAAGATCTGCGCAGCGTTGGGGCGAACCGAAATCAAAGACTTGCTCGATCTCTATTTTCTCGATCTGGCTGGCTGCACGGTGCCGAAGTACTTTGAACTCGCACAGCAAAAAGACGCCGGCCTCTCATTGGAAGTGCTCGCCTATACGTTGAGCCAATTTGAGCTTCACGAAATCCCAGCCTTCATGCTCAAGCCGGTCACCATCGAGGCATTGCAGTCATTCCAAAAAAACACGATTACATGGCTGATCGAGAGATCCGCGCCCACATTGTAG
- a CDS encoding SDR family NAD(P)-dependent oxidoreductase — MPDFLQRISQLSPKRLALLAMELQAKLERVEQEQQEPIAVIGMGCRFPGGAHDPESYWRLLRDGVDAIREVPADRWDINAYYDPDPDAPGKMSTRFGGFLDQVDHFDPHFFGISPREAASMDPQQRLLLEVTWEALEHAGLAAERLEGSATGVFLGICSSDYPQLLLGQGPETFDAYLATGASHAIASGRLSYVLGVHGPSVSIDTACSSSLVAVHLACLHLRSRSCRLALAGGVNVMLTPDTTITLSKARMMSPEGRCKTFDASANGFVRGEGCGIIVLKRLRDALADGDNILALILASACNQDGRSSGITAPNGPAQEAVMREALRLARLAPRQIGYVETHGTGTALGDPIEVNALAAALGQGREPGNRLLLGSVKTNFGHLEGAAGIAGLLKLVLALQHKQIPPHLHLQKRNPYIPWEDYPLDIPAAMTPWPAIDGKRIGATSSFGFSGTNAHLVLAEWDSAGAREWLHGGEADAAAGLTAGASIPYERPLHLFALSAKSKPALQELAQRYSNHLAAHPAAGLADMCFTANTGRSHFTRRAVLLADTTAAMQEKLAALAAGHSTEGMMLGELAGTKRPEVVFLFTGQGAQYPGMARRLYETQPVFRAALEKCDALLRPYLERPLLSVLFSNQSSVVSDQSSLPTDHRSLLTAHWLHQTAYTQPALFAVEYALAELWRSWGVEPAAVLGHSVGEYVAACVAGMFSLEDGLKLIANRGRLMQALPANGAMSAVFAGEARVRPAIAAYRDSVDLAAINGPENLVISGEAGAVAEIVERLASEGIKSKSLNVSHAFHSPLMEPMLDAFEKIAAEVNYAAPRIPVLSNLTAAPLDFESEIGKLSGASSQPAALSKAMAAYWRRHVRQAVRFSDSIIRLQQEGYRIFLEIGPHPVLLGMAGKCLEGQTPQRPAPLWLPSLRQGRDDWQQMLQSLAALYLQNVNLDWNGFDRAYPRRRLALPAYPFQRERYWLDQTVARKSQPAAVQQRRARDEQPARHPLLGHKLAGPLPVFEMQLSLAALKMVDEHRAYGVAVVPGVIVLVMALGAAAEALGAATVTLEDVVMHEALVLPEHGSRTVQVILTPENAERATFQLFSNDAAGADQRAIWRRHASGRIILNQPAADAAEKFNLAELRARGSEGEVAGLIERVRRRGIHVTPQSQTLARFWHGEGEALGLLQMNAAVRGDSEAFQIHPALLDACLHTLEAALPAVDHAAEGTYMLMGLARFELRRRPSAQVWAHARLQESREARRETLTADLTLCDEEGGIFGRLSGLQFKRARPENMLRSQLRHLNDWLYEVQWQPQPATGVEQPQPADFIPGLAEIARAVQPHLGRIYRENELAVYDELLPRLDAVCGAYVSTALQQLGFEFTPGNRFQPDELMAHLRVQARHRRLFERMLLMLQEDGLLMADGSTWEVRTAPAPRDPGAEMNALQAAFPACATELAITRRCGEGLAAALRGEVDPLQLLFPGGSLEDTEKLYQEAPNSKAFNLLLREAVATAVQKLPQNRRLAVLEIGGGTGGTTSRLLPILPAERTEYVFTDIGQLFTARAAQKFRDHSFVRYQVLDIGADPLAQNLPGHHFDLIVAANVLHATSDLRMTLANVQKLLAPGGLLVLLEGSVPQRFGDLTVGLTEGWWSYSDKDLRPDYALLSEEKWLALLKAMSFTEAVAIPAGADRVGVLRTQAVILARGPLAVSGKNGSAGRAKREKGSWIILADESGVAEQLAQRLRGEEQTPILVHAGDSFAAHSAQQFSLNPGEPEDFKRLLRETLTPDLPPCRGIVHLWALDAPPFATITPANLAAAQFNTISGALHIVQALAAVAAAKSAGLWLVTRRAQPVEPDPGELAAPQAPLWGLGKVIAMEHPELRCTLVDLDAGDGAPELQREIMTQDSEDQIALRRGVRYVPRLVASAMRLDPPAGSRLPITGEGTYLVTGGLAGLGLLTAHWLVEQGGRHLVLLGRSAPSEAAQATIREMEAAGAQIAVARADVADYDRMAQVIADIHSSLPPLRGIIHSAGAIDDGVLLQQNWPRFEKVLRAKVLGAWNLHALTQDQPLDFFVLYSTGASLVGSAGQGNHAAANTFMDVLAHQRTALGLPALSINWGAWSEIGTVTRHRQGDRITLHGRSAIAPLQGLLILERLLQGAPPQIGVLPVDWAEAFAGMGERLHAPFFAEIRRGVSSRPAVASGQQPGDEEAPPATLLARLKAAPVSKRRQMLQQFVQEQAVRVLGLGPSRPVPLHQPLTELGLDSLMAVELRNALGKAVEQTLPATLLFDHPAIENLVDHLGKNVLGLEISATGEEESPKANGKPAPAAKEAELDALSDEEMAALLEEKLRGF; from the coding sequence ATGCCGGACTTTTTGCAACGCATTTCCCAGCTCTCCCCCAAGCGGCTTGCACTGCTGGCGATGGAGCTGCAAGCCAAGCTCGAACGCGTCGAGCAGGAACAGCAGGAGCCGATCGCGGTCATTGGCATGGGCTGCCGTTTTCCCGGCGGCGCGCATGATCCTGAATCTTACTGGCGCTTGCTGCGCGACGGCGTGGATGCCATTCGCGAGGTGCCGGCCGATCGCTGGGACATCAACGCCTATTATGATCCCGATCCCGACGCGCCCGGCAAAATGAGCACGCGCTTCGGCGGCTTTCTCGACCAGGTCGATCATTTCGATCCGCATTTCTTCGGCATTTCACCGCGCGAGGCCGCGAGCATGGACCCGCAGCAGCGGCTGCTCCTGGAAGTGACCTGGGAAGCGCTCGAACATGCCGGCCTGGCCGCTGAACGTCTGGAAGGCAGCGCCACCGGCGTATTCCTCGGCATCTGCAGCTCGGATTATCCGCAGCTCTTGCTCGGCCAGGGGCCGGAGACTTTCGATGCCTACCTCGCCACCGGCGCCTCACATGCCATTGCCTCCGGCCGTCTGTCTTATGTGCTCGGCGTGCATGGTCCGAGCGTTTCGATCGACACCGCGTGCTCCTCCTCGCTGGTGGCGGTGCATCTCGCCTGTCTGCATCTCCGCAGCCGCAGTTGCCGCCTGGCGCTGGCCGGTGGCGTAAACGTGATGCTCACGCCCGATACCACCATCACGCTCTCGAAAGCGCGCATGATGTCGCCCGAGGGCCGCTGCAAGACTTTCGATGCCTCCGCCAACGGTTTCGTGCGCGGCGAAGGCTGCGGCATAATCGTGCTCAAACGTCTGCGCGATGCGCTCGCTGACGGCGATAACATTCTCGCGCTGATTCTGGCCTCGGCGTGCAATCAGGACGGTCGCAGCAGCGGCATTACCGCGCCCAACGGTCCGGCGCAGGAAGCCGTCATGCGCGAAGCCCTGCGCCTGGCGCGCCTGGCGCCGCGCCAAATCGGCTACGTCGAAACCCACGGCACCGGTACTGCGCTGGGCGATCCGATCGAAGTCAACGCGCTTGCCGCGGCGCTGGGCCAGGGCCGCGAGCCGGGCAATCGCTTGCTGCTCGGTTCGGTCAAAACCAACTTCGGCCACCTCGAAGGTGCGGCCGGCATCGCGGGTTTGCTCAAACTCGTGCTGGCCCTGCAGCATAAACAAATCCCGCCGCATCTGCATTTGCAGAAACGCAATCCCTACATTCCGTGGGAAGATTATCCGCTCGACATACCGGCGGCGATGACGCCCTGGCCGGCGATCGACGGCAAACGCATCGGTGCCACCAGTTCGTTTGGCTTCAGCGGCACCAACGCGCATTTGGTGTTGGCGGAATGGGACAGCGCAGGCGCGCGCGAGTGGTTGCATGGAGGCGAAGCGGATGCTGCCGCGGGCCTGACGGCCGGCGCTTCGATCCCGTACGAACGGCCTCTGCATTTGTTCGCGCTTTCCGCGAAAAGCAAGCCGGCGCTGCAAGAGTTGGCGCAGCGCTATTCCAACCATCTGGCTGCTCATCCCGCAGCCGGCCTCGCGGATATGTGCTTCACCGCGAATACCGGGCGGTCGCATTTCACCCGGCGCGCCGTTCTTCTGGCAGACACCACAGCCGCCATGCAGGAGAAATTGGCCGCCCTGGCAGCGGGGCATTCGACAGAGGGCATGATGCTCGGCGAGCTGGCCGGTACCAAACGTCCCGAAGTGGTTTTTCTCTTCACCGGCCAGGGCGCGCAATACCCTGGCATGGCGCGCCGGCTTTATGAAACCCAACCGGTGTTTCGCGCTGCTTTGGAAAAATGTGATGCGCTGTTGCGGCCCTATTTGGAAAGGCCACTACTTTCGGTTCTGTTCAGTAATCAGTCATCAGTTGTCAGTGATCAGTCATCACTGCCTACTGACCACCGTTCACTGCTCACTGCTCACTGGCTTCATCAAACTGCTTATACCCAGCCTGCTTTGTTTGCGGTTGAATATGCCCTGGCGGAATTGTGGCGTTCGTGGGGCGTCGAGCCGGCCGCCGTGCTGGGCCACAGCGTGGGCGAATATGTTGCGGCCTGCGTTGCCGGCATGTTCAGCTTGGAAGATGGTTTGAAACTCATCGCCAACCGCGGCCGGCTGATGCAGGCGCTGCCTGCCAACGGTGCGATGTCTGCTGTGTTCGCCGGCGAAGCGCGGGTGCGCCCGGCGATTGCCGCCTATCGCGACAGTGTCGATCTCGCGGCGATCAACGGGCCCGAAAACCTCGTCATTTCAGGCGAGGCCGGTGCCGTGGCTGAAATCGTCGAGCGCTTGGCCAGCGAGGGCATCAAAAGCAAGTCGCTGAATGTCTCGCACGCGTTCCATTCGCCGTTGATGGAACCGATGCTCGACGCTTTCGAGAAGATCGCGGCCGAGGTCAACTACGCAGCGCCGCGCATTCCTGTGCTTTCCAATCTCACTGCCGCGCCGCTCGATTTCGAGAGCGAGATAGGCAAGCTCAGCGGCGCTTCTTCGCAACCGGCAGCACTGAGCAAAGCGATGGCAGCCTATTGGCGCCGGCACGTGCGCCAGGCGGTGCGCTTCTCGGATTCGATCATTCGTTTGCAGCAGGAGGGCTACCGTATCTTCCTCGAGATCGGCCCGCATCCGGTTTTGCTCGGCATGGCCGGCAAATGCCTGGAGGGACAAACCCCGCAACGGCCGGCGCCGCTTTGGCTGCCTTCCTTGCGCCAGGGCCGCGATGACTGGCAGCAGATGCTGCAGAGTTTGGCGGCGCTTTATCTGCAGAATGTGAACCTCGATTGGAACGGCTTCGATCGTGCTTATCCGCGCCGCCGGCTGGCGTTGCCGGCCTATCCGTTTCAGCGTGAGCGCTACTGGCTCGATCAAACCGTGGCGCGCAAATCCCAGCCGGCCGCCGTCCAGCAACGGCGCGCCCGTGATGAACAACCTGCTCGCCACCCGCTGCTGGGCCACAAGCTGGCCGGTCCGCTGCCCGTCTTCGAGATGCAACTCAGCCTGGCCGCGCTGAAGATGGTGGATGAGCATCGCGCCTATGGCGTCGCCGTGGTGCCGGGCGTGATTGTGTTGGTAATGGCTTTGGGGGCGGCGGCCGAGGCGTTGGGGGCGGCAACGGTGACATTGGAAGATGTCGTGATGCACGAGGCCCTGGTCTTGCCGGAGCACGGCAGCCGCACCGTGCAGGTGATTCTGACACCGGAAAACGCGGAGCGTGCCACGTTTCAGCTCTTCAGCAACGACGCGGCCGGTGCTGATCAGCGTGCAATATGGCGGCGGCATGCTTCCGGCAGAATCATTTTGAATCAACCCGCTGCCGACGCGGCGGAGAAATTCAACCTTGCTGAACTGCGCGCTCGCGGGAGTGAAGGCGAAGTGGCGGGGCTGATCGAACGCGTGCGCCGGCGCGGCATTCATGTCACGCCGCAATCGCAAACGCTCGCCCGCTTCTGGCACGGTGAGGGCGAAGCGCTCGGCCTGCTGCAGATGAATGCTGCCGTGCGCGGCGATTCTGAGGCCTTTCAAATTCACCCGGCCCTGCTCGATGCCTGTTTGCATACGCTCGAAGCAGCGTTGCCGGCTGTGGACCATGCGGCCGAAGGCACCTACATGCTGATGGGTCTGGCGCGTTTTGAATTGCGGCGCCGGCCAAGCGCGCAGGTGTGGGCGCACGCCCGGCTGCAGGAGAGTCGTGAAGCCAGGCGCGAGACATTGACGGCGGACTTGACTTTGTGTGACGAGGAGGGCGGCATCTTCGGCCGTCTCTCCGGCTTGCAGTTCAAGCGCGCCCGGCCGGAGAACATGCTGCGCTCGCAGCTCCGGCACCTGAACGACTGGCTTTACGAAGTGCAGTGGCAACCCCAGCCGGCCACCGGCGTAGAGCAGCCGCAGCCCGCGGATTTCATCCCCGGCCTCGCGGAAATCGCCCGCGCCGTGCAGCCGCACCTCGGCCGGATCTATCGCGAGAACGAGCTTGCCGTCTATGATGAGCTGCTGCCCCGGCTGGATGCAGTGTGCGGTGCCTATGTCAGCACGGCGCTGCAGCAACTTGGTTTCGAATTCACGCCGGGCAACCGGTTCCAGCCCGACGAGTTGATGGCGCATCTGCGGGTGCAAGCCCGGCATCGCCGTTTGTTCGAGCGCATGCTGCTCATGCTGCAGGAAGATGGCTTGTTGATGGCGGACGGCAGCACTTGGGAAGTCCGCACCGCGCCGGCGCCACGCGATCCCGGCGCCGAGATGAACGCCTTGCAGGCGGCCTTTCCGGCTTGTGCCACGGAATTGGCGATCACGCGGCGCTGTGGTGAGGGACTGGCGGCGGCGCTGCGCGGCGAGGTCGATCCGCTGCAGTTGCTTTTCCCCGGCGGCTCGCTGGAAGACACCGAGAAGCTCTATCAAGAAGCGCCGAACTCCAAGGCCTTCAATCTGCTGTTGCGCGAGGCCGTGGCCACCGCCGTGCAGAAGCTGCCGCAAAACCGCCGGCTGGCCGTGCTCGAAATCGGAGGCGGCACCGGCGGCACCACCAGCCGCTTGTTGCCGATTCTGCCCGCCGAGCGCACGGAATATGTTTTCACGGACATTGGGCAACTCTTCACGGCCAGAGCCGCGCAGAAGTTTAGAGACCATTCTTTCGTGCGCTATCAGGTGTTGGATATCGGCGCGGATCCGCTGGCGCAGAACCTTCCCGGCCATCATTTCGATTTGATTGTCGCGGCGAATGTGCTGCATGCCACCAGTGATTTGCGGATGACGCTGGCCAACGTGCAGAAACTGCTGGCGCCCGGTGGCCTGCTGGTCTTGCTCGAAGGCTCGGTGCCACAACGTTTCGGTGATTTGACCGTGGGCCTGACCGAAGGCTGGTGGAGTTATTCCGACAAGGACCTGCGCCCCGACTATGCTTTACTTTCCGAGGAGAAGTGGTTGGCGCTGCTCAAAGCCATGAGCTTCACGGAGGCGGTCGCCATTCCCGCTGGCGCTGATCGTGTCGGTGTGCTGCGCACTCAGGCGGTGATTTTGGCACGCGGCCCGCTGGCAGTGTCCGGCAAGAACGGCAGCGCAGGGAGAGCAAAAAGGGAAAAGGGGAGCTGGATCATCCTGGCGGATGAATCCGGCGTGGCAGAACAGCTCGCGCAGAGATTGCGTGGCGAGGAACAAACACCGATTTTGGTGCATGCCGGTGACAGCTTTGCCGCGCACTCCGCGCAGCAGTTCAGCCTCAATCCCGGCGAGCCGGAGGATTTCAAACGCTTGTTGCGGGAAACGCTGACGCCGGATCTGCCGCCCTGTCGCGGCATTGTGCATTTGTGGGCGCTCGATGCGCCGCCATTCGCCACCATCACACCGGCGAATCTGGCTGCAGCTCAATTCAATACAATTTCTGGTGCGCTGCATATCGTGCAAGCGCTGGCAGCAGTCGCCGCGGCAAAGTCCGCAGGCCTGTGGCTGGTGACGCGCCGGGCGCAGCCGGTTGAGCCGGATCCCGGAGAACTGGCAGCGCCGCAAGCGCCATTGTGGGGATTGGGCAAAGTCATCGCGATGGAGCATCCGGAATTGCGCTGCACGCTGGTCGATCTCGATGCTGGCGACGGCGCGCCCGAACTGCAGCGCGAGATAATGACACAGGACAGCGAAGATCAAATTGCTTTGCGCCGCGGCGTGCGCTATGTGCCGCGGCTGGTTGCCAGCGCAATGCGCCTCGACCCGCCGGCCGGCAGCCGTCTGCCGATTACCGGCGAGGGGACTTACCTCGTCACCGGCGGCTTGGCGGGCCTCGGCTTGCTGACCGCGCACTGGCTGGTCGAGCAGGGCGGCCGCCATCTCGTGCTGCTGGGCCGCAGCGCGCCTTCGGAAGCGGCGCAGGCAACGATTCGCGAGATGGAAGCCGCCGGCGCGCAAATCGCCGTCGCGCGCGCTGACGTGGCGGATTACGATCGCATGGCGCAGGTCATCGCGGACATCCACTCCAGCCTGCCGCCGTTACGCGGCATCATTCATTCCGCCGGCGCCATCGATGACGGCGTGTTGCTGCAGCAGAATTGGCCGCGCTTCGAGAAAGTGCTGCGTGCCAAAGTGCTCGGCGCGTGGAATCTGCATGCGTTGACGCAAGACCAACCGCTCGACTTTTTCGTGCTGTATTCGACCGGCGCCTCGCTGGTCGGTTCCGCGGGCCAGGGCAATCACGCGGCGGCCAACACGTTCATGGATGTGCTGGCGCATCAGCGTACCGCTCTAGGCCTGCCGGCGTTGAGCATCAACTGGGGCGCATGGTCGGAGATCGGCACGGTGACCCGCCACCGCCAAGGTGACCGCATTACGCTGCACGGCAGAAGCGCGATTGCGCCGCTGCAGGGTTTGCTCATTCTCGAACGTTTGCTGCAGGGCGCACCGCCACAAATCGGCGTGCTGCCGGTGGACTGGGCCGAAGCGTTTGCCGGCATGGGCGAACGCCTGCATGCGCCCTTCTTCGCGGAAATCCGGCGGGGCGTGAGCAGCCGGCCGGCTGTTGCGAGCGGGCAGCAACCCGGCGACGAGGAGGCGCCACCGGCAACCCTGCTGGCCCGCCTCAAAGCCGCGCCGGTGAGCAAGCGCCGGCAAATGCTGCAGCAGTTCGTGCAGGAGCAGGCGGTGAGAGTGTTGGGATTGGGTCCCTCCCGGCCCGTGCCGTTGCACCAGCCGTTGACCGAGCTGGGCCTCGATTCGCTGATGGCGGTGGAACTGCGCAATGCGCTCGGCAAGGCGGTGGAACAAACTCTGCCCGCGACCTTGCTGTTCGATCATCCGGCGATCGAGAACCTGGTCGATCATCTCGGCAAAAATGTGCTGGGGTTGGAGATTTCCGCTACCGGCGAGGAAGAATCGCCCAAGGCCAACGGCAAGCCCGCGCCGGCCGCGAAGGAAGCGGAGTTGGATGCGCTGTCCGATGAGGAAATGGCGGCGTTGCTCGAGGAGAAATTGAGGGGATTCTAG